One part of the Acidobacteriota bacterium genome encodes these proteins:
- a CDS encoding ABC transporter ATP-binding protein, with the protein MAILTARAVTREYKMGGETVHALAGVDVNIARGEFAAILGTSGSGKSTLLNLFGGLDRPSSGEILFDGQSLAPLSAWEMSRYRLRRVGMIFQSFNLIPTMTAAQNVALALAFGGMKPREREARAAELLDRVGLAPRANHRPSELSGGEQQRVAIARALANEPQVLLADEPTGNLDSTRAAELMTLLDEMRTRDGKTIVLITHDHELASRFATHLVRLKDGCVVEA; encoded by the coding sequence ATGGCGATTCTGACAGCGCGCGCAGTCACGCGCGAATATAAAATGGGCGGCGAGACCGTGCACGCACTGGCGGGCGTTGACGTCAACATTGCGCGCGGCGAATTCGCGGCCATCCTCGGCACCAGCGGCAGCGGCAAATCAACCTTGTTGAATCTGTTCGGCGGCCTGGATCGCCCGTCCAGCGGCGAGATTCTCTTTGACGGGCAAAGCCTCGCGCCGCTCTCGGCGTGGGAGATGTCGCGTTATCGTTTGCGCCGCGTCGGCATGATCTTTCAGAGCTTCAATTTGATCCCGACCATGACTGCCGCGCAAAACGTGGCGTTGGCGCTGGCCTTCGGCGGCATGAAACCGCGTGAACGCGAAGCGCGCGCCGCCGAATTGCTTGACCGCGTAGGTCTAGCCCCGCGCGCCAATCATCGCCCCAGCGAGCTTTCGGGCGGCGAACAGCAGCGCGTCGCCATCGCCCGCGCGCTCGCCAACGAACCGCAAGTGCTGCTGGCTGACGAACCGACCGGCAATCTGGACAGCACGCGCGCGGCGGAGTTGATGACCTTGCTCGACGAAATGCGCACGCGTGACGGCAAGACCATTGTGCTGATCACGCACGATCACGAATTGGCGAGCCGCTTCGCCACGCACCTCGTCCGGCTCAAGGACGGTTGCGTTGTGGAAGCCTGA
- the ndk gene encoding nucleoside-diphosphate kinase, protein MAEPTMTFAIIKPDAVRAGNAGNIIQRINDNGFKIRAMKLIHMSKPVAEGFYDVHRARPFFGELVEFMTSGPSVVLALEKENAQPAWRDLMGPTDATKAPKGTIRGDFGTSMGENATHGSDSPENAKIELSYFFNATEFC, encoded by the coding sequence ATGGCAGAACCGACGATGACCTTTGCCATCATCAAACCCGACGCGGTGCGCGCGGGCAACGCAGGCAATATCATTCAACGCATCAACGACAATGGCTTCAAGATTCGCGCCATGAAGCTGATCCACATGTCCAAACCCGTCGCCGAAGGCTTTTATGACGTACATCGCGCGCGGCCTTTCTTCGGCGAACTGGTCGAATTCATGACCAGCGGGCCGAGCGTCGTGCTGGCGCTGGAAAAAGAAAACGCCCAGCCCGCCTGGCGCGATCTAATGGGGCCGACCGACGCGACCAAAGCGCCGAAGGGCACCATTCGCGGCGATTTCGGCACGAGCATGGGCGAGAATGCTACGCACGGCTCCGACTCGCCGGAGAATGCCAAGATCGAGTTGAGCTACTTTTTCAACGCGACGGAGTTTTGTTAA